CCCAGGCCGGCGCTGTTGAGCTCGATCATGTCGCGCCACGAGGTGGCCCAGGGAGCCTCCGGGTACGCGACGACGGGAGCGATCTCGCTGAGGGTCTCGTAGTCCTCCTGCGTCAGACCGGAGTAGGCGGCGAGGATGACGTCGGGGTTCGTGTCGGACACGGCCTCGAAGTCGATGCCGTCGGTCTCGTCGAACAGCACGGGGGTCTCGGCGCCGAGTTCCTCGAGACGTTCCTCGACCCACGGCAGCATGCCGTTGCCGTCGTCGTCACCGAAGTTGGCGGCTGCCATACCCACGGGTACGACGCCGAGCGCGAGCGGCACCTCGTGGTTGGCCCAGTTGACCGTGGCGACGCGTTCGGGTTTCTCGTCGAGGGTGACGGTGCCGAGCGCGTGCTCGATGGTGATCGGGTACTCGCCCGAACCGGCGGAGCCGGAGTCGGCGGTGTCCGAGGAGTCGGAGGATCCACAGGCGGTGAGACCGAGGGCGACCGCGACGGATGCGGCGGCGATCGTCAGGAGGCGCTTCGAACGCATGGAGGCAGAACTCACTCTCGTACGGGGTGGGGGCTCGGCCTTACCACTGGCGGCAGTTAGGCGAGGTTTGCCTAAACCGTAATGTTCGCCCGAATCCGACGCAATCGCTCGATCGGGACATCCCCTGTAGCGATCGGGACATCAGCCCACCCGGAACATTCCCGGTGTCGTGCCGGTGACCCTGCGGAAGGCCGCGCCGAACGCGCTCGCCGATCGGTAGCCCACCTGTTCGGCGACGTCGTCGACATCCGTGCCGTGGCCGAGCAGCATCACCGCTCGCTGCGCACGGACCGCCGCGACCCAGCGTCCGAGACTCAGGCCGGTCTCCGCCCGGAAGGTGCGGGTGATGGTGCGGGTGCTCACCCCGAGTTCGGCCGCCCAATCCGAGAGCGTCCGCGGATCGCTCGGGTCCTCGGCGATCGCCTCGACGATCGGTCGCACGACCGTCGACGACGGCACCTGCACCATCAGTTCGTGCTCGGCGGGGGTGAGCACGTCGAGCACCATGCGCTCGGTCAACGACCGCGACTCGTCGCCGAGACGATCGTCCGCCAGCCGGTCGAGCAGCAGTCGCAGCAGGGGTGCCATCTCCACCGCGACCGGACCGTCGGACAGCGAGGGAGCGGAGTCGATCCCGAAATGCGCGGTGCGGTACCAGGTTCCGGCGGGCATGACACCCCAGTGCAGCAGGCCCGCCGGAATCCACAGTCCCATCGTCGAGGTGATGGTCCATGTGCGCGACCCGATGGTCGCGCTGGACGCGCCCCGGTCGTTCCACAGCAGCTCGTGCGTCGGGTGCGAATGCGGCTCGAAGCGGGTCTCGCGGGAGACGAGTTCGTCCATGCCTGCGATGACGAATGGCACGTCGATCTCGCCGGCCTCGTAGACCGGCAACGTCCTGCTCTCCGCCGCCTCGACACTCTTCACTCGGCCTCCTCCGCTGCACGACGACGACAATCCTCACACGTCGCGCTGCCGAGGCGCCGGTCAGGACAGGATCTCGACGTACCCTTCCGTGCCGTGCACGCGGATGCGCTGTCCGTCGCGGATGATGCGGGTCGCGTCCTCGACACCCACGACGGCCGGCAGCCCGTACTCGCGCGCGATGACCGCGCCGTGGGTCATCACGCCGCCGACCTCCGTCACCAGCGCGCTGACGGTGACGAACGCCGGGGTCCAGCTGGGGTCGGTGAACGCCGTGACCAGGATGTCACCGGGTTCGAGATCGGCCCGGTCCATGTCGGTGACCACGCGGGCGCGGCCCTCCACGACACCGGTGGACACCGCGATACCGGGTAGCGCCCCGTCGGGCAGGCCGTCACGGCTGTACGCACCGGTGAGCGTCTCACCTGTCGACAGCAGCACCCGAGGCGGCGTGAGCGTGGCGAACGATGCGAACTCCCGCTTCCGCTCTGCAACGAGGTCACCGACCGGTTGTGGCGCGCGAACCACGTCCTCGAGTTCGTCGAACCGCAGGAAGAAGATGTCCTCCTCGTCGTCGATCACCCCGGCTCGGACGAGACGTTCCGCCTCCCGCAACAATGCCTGCTTGTAGACGAAGTAGCGGCCGATCATGCCGTACTTCGGATACTCCCGATATCCCGCGAAAGCGCGGACCCGGTCGACGAGCCTCTCGATCTCCCGCTCCTTCTGCTCTCCGTCGGGCAGACCCCGCACACGTTCGAGGAGTTCGCGCTTCTTCTCCTCCGCCTGGCGGCGACCATCGTCGAAACGCTGTGTCGCGGCACCGGTTTCGAAGTTGTCGAGATTGCTCACGATCATCGGGACCAGCATCGTGGGGCGCTCACCCCATCTGGGCCGGGTGATGTCGATTTCCCCGACACACCGCCTGCCGTACTTGCCGAGGAAGTCCTCGAGTGCCGCTCGTACCTGCGGTCCGCCCTCACGCGCGCCGAGTTCGTCGAGGAAGCGTGCGTCGTCGAAGCCCTCCGCGTCGACCTGCCGCAGGAACGCCACGACGTCCGGGTACGGGCGCGCGGCATCGGCGACGTCGAGCAGCGCCAACCCCATCTCCGAAGTGACGTTGTAGGGCACCGAGCGCGAGACGACGTCCGCAACGTTCTTCTCCCCCAACCATTTCTGCCCCACCTCGTTGAGCCGCTCGGCCGCTTGCATACCGGCGGCGAGCACCTCTCCGACCTCCTTACCGAACAACGAATCTTGCAGCTCGCGGATGTCGGCGCGGATGAAATCGAGCAGTGCCGAACCGGTTTCGTTCTCGATGCGACGCGCCGATTCGGCGATCGCGGCCTCGTTGCGCGCGACGAGTTCGGGCACGACGGCCGGGTCGATCTCGTCCGGAGCGGGTGGCAGGCCGACCCGCGAGGCGGCAGGGTCATCCGGGCGCGTCGGGACGAATCCTCGATCGAGCACGGTTCGCAGCGCGTCGCCGAAGAGCGGGTCGGACCTGCCGATCATGTCCACGATGCCCGGTCCCTGGGTGGGTGAGGCCAGCATGGGCGTGACGTCGACGAACAGCCGCCCACCCGCGTGTCGCATGGGCGCACGGCTGGTCAACTGCCACACGGAGATTCCCAACGGTTTCAGCGGATCGGTCATCATCTGCTGATGTCCGACGGACAGGTACACGTGATTGTCGTCGTCGCCGGCCTCCGGGACGGGGAACAGCGTGGTGATCGGTCGACTCTGCACGATGTGGAAGACGCCGTCGGCCAGGCACCATTCGATGTCCTGGGGACGCCCGAAGTGCGCTTCGAGGCGCCTGCCCAACCCGACGAGTTCGACGAGGTGCGTGTCGCTCAGCACCGGTGTCTCCTGCCGTTGCGTCCGGTCCACGACCTCGTCGGCACGCACCGCGTACGCGTCGGCGTTCACCAAGCCCGACACCAGGTCGTCACCGAGCCCGGCGACCGCATCCACGCGGGACACCGTGCGGTCCGAAGTGACGGGATCGGCGGTGAACAGCACACCCGATGCCTGCGGGAACACCATCCTCTGCACGACCACGGCCATGTACACCTTCCGGTGGTCGAAACCGTTGTTCACCCGGTAGGCGACGGCACGCTCGGTGAACAACGAGGCCCAGCACCTGCTCACGTGCCGGAGAACGTCCTCGACACCCCGGATGTCCAGGTAGCTGTCCTGTTGCCCGGCGAACGACACCGTCGGCAGATCCTCGGCGGTCGCGGACGAGCGCACCGCGACGGGCACATCCTCCCCGAGTTCGCGGACCCGCGCGGCGATCTCCTCCGCGATGTCACCGGGGATCGTGCACTCTTCGATCGCCGTACGGATCTGCGTGCTCAGCGCTGCGATGTCGTCGGGTTCGGCCTTCGCGAGTCGCTCGAGCAGGTCGTCGACACACGGTAGCTCGGAGAGCACCGTTCGATAGGCGTCCGTCGTCACGCAGAACCCGTCGGGCACGTCGACGTCGGCGGCGGACGTATTGCCGCGGAGCGGCACGAGGCGCCACAACTCCCCCAGGCTCGCTCCCTTGCCACCCACGATCGACACCGCCGTGCGGTCGATCTCCCGAAAATTCTGTATGTAACCCATTCCAGCTCCCCACCTGCGAATTCAATGCTGTGTGGGCGAGTATGAACCCACTTTTCGATCCTCATGAGGGCCAAAGATCCGGTATAACGTGAGAAGGGGAAGACGAATTTCGACGCTACAGCGGCGCGCCGAACTGCGAGCCCAGCCGCAATGTCTGGTCCGCCACCAGTTCCGCCAGGTCGACCCGCTCCTCGAGACTGCCGGTGAGCATCACCCACGAGCGTCCCGTGGCAGTGAGCGCGTCGACGAACCACTCCGTCATCTGCGCGCGGATGTGTTCGCCGTCCCGGATGCCGTCCTGCACGAACGGAACACCGTTGTGGTCGGTGAGCAAGTACAGCGCTCGCCGGTCGCGGACACCGCGCCACGCCCGCTCACTGCTGCCGAGATAGCGTCGCTCCCACACGGTGGTTGCGAACGCGTCGGTGTCGCAGACGAGCAGCGGAGACCCTTCCCGTGCTGCCCGTTCCTCGAGTCGCGTCTGTTCGACGGCGATGTTCTCGAAATCGTCGCCGGTCCAGAAGATGTCGCTCACTTCTCCGGTGCGGAGCTTGTCGTAGGTGACCTGTCGTCCGTATTCCGGCACCCAGCCGGTTCGTTCCCACACACCACCGCGATCTCGGAATCGACGCACCAACTCTCGGCTCACGGTGGTGGTGCCCGTGGATTCGGAGCCGAGGACGACGATGCGGGTCGTGAGGCCGGCACGGGCCGGTGCGTCGAGATCGTCCCAGCGCCCGGCGAGATCATTACGGCAGG
This window of the Rhodococcus pyridinivorans genome carries:
- a CDS encoding phosphoenolpyruvate synthase, which encodes MGYIQNFREIDRTAVSIVGGKGASLGELWRLVPLRGNTSAADVDVPDGFCVTTDAYRTVLSELPCVDDLLERLAKAEPDDIAALSTQIRTAIEECTIPGDIAEEIAARVRELGEDVPVAVRSSATAEDLPTVSFAGQQDSYLDIRGVEDVLRHVSRCWASLFTERAVAYRVNNGFDHRKVYMAVVVQRMVFPQASGVLFTADPVTSDRTVSRVDAVAGLGDDLVSGLVNADAYAVRADEVVDRTQRQETPVLSDTHLVELVGLGRRLEAHFGRPQDIEWCLADGVFHIVQSRPITTLFPVPEAGDDDNHVYLSVGHQQMMTDPLKPLGISVWQLTSRAPMRHAGGRLFVDVTPMLASPTQGPGIVDMIGRSDPLFGDALRTVLDRGFVPTRPDDPAASRVGLPPAPDEIDPAVVPELVARNEAAIAESARRIENETGSALLDFIRADIRELQDSLFGKEVGEVLAAGMQAAERLNEVGQKWLGEKNVADVVSRSVPYNVTSEMGLALLDVADAARPYPDVVAFLRQVDAEGFDDARFLDELGAREGGPQVRAALEDFLGKYGRRCVGEIDITRPRWGERPTMLVPMIVSNLDNFETGAATQRFDDGRRQAEEKKRELLERVRGLPDGEQKEREIERLVDRVRAFAGYREYPKYGMIGRYFVYKQALLREAERLVRAGVIDDEEDIFFLRFDELEDVVRAPQPVGDLVAERKREFASFATLTPPRVLLSTGETLTGAYSRDGLPDGALPGIAVSTGVVEGRARVVTDMDRADLEPGDILVTAFTDPSWTPAFVTVSALVTEVGGVMTHGAVIAREYGLPAVVGVEDATRIIRDGQRIRVHGTEGYVEILS
- a CDS encoding iron-siderophore ABC transporter substrate-binding protein, translating into MRSKRLLTIAAASVAVALGLTACGSSDSSDTADSGSAGSGEYPITIEHALGTVTLDEKPERVATVNWANHEVPLALGVVPVGMAAANFGDDDGNGMLPWVEERLEELGAETPVLFDETDGIDFEAVSDTNPDVILAAYSGLTQEDYETLSEIAPVVAYPEAPWATSWRDMIELNSAGLGMAEEGEELVASLEQEIADAAAAHPELEGKATMFLTHVDTADLSQVSFYTANDTRAAFFEDLGLATPKSVADASTDDAFSKKVSAEQVDVFDDVQIIVTYGDQELVDALEADPLLSQMPAVRNGSIVFLDGSGPLGTAANPTPLAISWVLSDYVQLLSDAAAKTNAE
- a CDS encoding helix-turn-helix transcriptional regulator, encoding MKSVEAAESRTLPVYEAGEIDVPFVIAGMDELVSRETRFEPHSHPTHELLWNDRGASSATIGSRTWTITSTMGLWIPAGLLHWGVMPAGTWYRTAHFGIDSAPSLSDGPVAVEMAPLLRLLLDRLADDRLGDESRSLTERMVLDVLTPAEHELMVQVPSSTVVRPIVEAIAEDPSDPRTLSDWAAELGVSTRTITRTFRAETGLSLGRWVAAVRAQRAVMLLGHGTDVDDVAEQVGYRSASAFGAAFRRVTGTTPGMFRVG
- a CDS encoding AAA family ATPase produces the protein MYRHALVIGKFYPPHVGHHHLVRRAAEIAERVTVVVMSSAAETTPLGDRVSWMRESHAVDTTVTVTGIPCDAPMDLESDTVWAAQVACMKAAARTVTDVPVDAVVSSERYGDELARRFSATHVCVDPLRVAHPASGTACRNDLAGRWDDLDAPARAGLTTRIVVLGSESTGTTTVSRELVRRFRDRGGVWERTGWVPEYGRQVTYDKLRTGEVSDIFWTGDDFENIAVEQTRLEERAAREGSPLLVCDTDAFATTVWERRYLGSSERAWRGVRDRRALYLLTDHNGVPFVQDGIRDGEHIRAQMTEWFVDALTATGRSWVMLTGSLEERVDLAELVADQTLRLGSQFGAPL